A portion of the Scleropages formosus chromosome 15, fSclFor1.1, whole genome shotgun sequence genome contains these proteins:
- the ankrd63 gene encoding ankyrin repeat domain-containing protein 50 — MLRPKDLCQGSGTKTFLDAMHNGKAHLARFVLDALDGRIINSKTENSRTPLMFAVCLPDPGARVKFTRMLLEKGANVNCQDDQGRTALSFTCELGYLDAVKLLVQYNADPEITDAWGNSALMYAAFAGHSQVLEFLVRAFKRLGLRLDRTNQAGHSAIQVADFFGHNQCVQALNVPGKKSLSLEDSSQGRELGGGVRRPNKLPKQVLEKFTKQFHSKFDDHLPALFQQQLQVGEGNGATRRLKAQQQSPEWKSQSQPFTSHLQQLHSSDAQDPIFTVKQIQNGKMKDTRSAKTMEHNPDLYKEDTIKEKTQDTVPSWGKAKSFNIDLLACRKQSYQGDMSEKSHAASKLKRGSLQDEKPLNVKIHFQKISNDSENCTAAPQALLSGMRQSAEAPSDSMRASMNEKLGPSVLGRKEFQKRFSVPQQGRPDKLLSQRAEMAPERLPGRAPGFTGLGMRLLRRFTAPEFMRLAMEFPSGSEHGRGRMSRSDTFPLSQGHQRVDSQPSVDSISAVQCEFDSSAPLWSKAHAGTPSLSTVGL; from the coding sequence ATGCTACGACCCAAGGACTTGTGTCAAGGTTCGGGCACCAAGACATTCTTAGACGCCATGCATAACGGCAAGGCGCACCTTGCACGCTTTGTTCTGGATGCCCTGGATGGACGCATCATCAACTCAAAAACAGAGAACAGCCGCACCCCCCTGATGTTTGCTGTGTGCCTGCCGGACCCTGGTGCCCGGGTGAAGTTCACCCGGATGCTGCTAGAGAAGGGGGCAAATGTGAACTGCCAGGATGATCAGGGGCGCACAGCCTTGAGCTTCACTTGCGAGCTGGGGTATCTGGATGCTGTAAAGCTCTTGGTTCAATACAATGCTGACCCTGAAATAACTGACGCCTGGGGCAACAGTGCACTGATGTATGCCGCCTTCGCCGGACACAGCCAGGTGCTGGAGTTCCTCGTCCGGGCCTTCAAGAGACTGGGCTTGCGGCTGGACCGCACCAACCAGGCTGGCCATTCTGCCATCCAGGTGGCTGACTTCTTTGGGCACAACCAATGTGTCCAAGCCTTGAATGTCCCAGGGAAGAAGAGCTTGAGTCTGGAGGACAGCAGCCAAGGGAGAGAGCTAGGAGGTGGAGTGCGCCGGCCTAACAAACTCCCAAAACAGGTTCTGGAGAAGTTCACCAAGCAGTTCCATAGTAAGTTCGACGACCACCTGCCAGCACTGtttcagcagcagctgcaagTGGGGGAAGGCAACGGGGCAACAAGGCGCCTCAAAGCTCAGCAACAGTCCCCTGAGTGGAAGAGCCAGAGCCAGCCCTTTACCAGTCATCTACAGCAGTTGCACAGCAGTGATGCTCAAGACCCCATATTCACCGTCAAACAGATCCAGAATGGCAAGATGAAAGACACAAGAAGTGCAAAGACAATGGAGCACAATCCAGATCTGTACAAAGAAGACACGATCAAGGAAAAGACACAAGACACAGTCCCATCTTGGGGCAAAGCCAAGTCATTCAACATCGACCTGCTGGCCTGCAGAAAGCAATCGTATCAGGGTGACATGTCTGAAAAGAGCCACGCTGCTTCAAAACTAAAGCGGGGTTCACTGCAGGACGAGAAACCTCTCAATGTCAAGATTCACTTCCAAAAAATAAGTAATGACAGTGAAAACTGTACAGCAGCACCTCAAGCTCTTCTCAGCGGAATGAGACAAAGTGCTGAGGCCCCAAGTGACAGCATGAGAGCGTCCATGAATGAGAAGCTCGGCCCATCAGTATTGGGGAGGAAGGAATTTCAGAAGCGCTTTAGTGTTCCACAGCAGGGTCGCCCGGACAAGCTCCTGTCCCAGAGGGCGGAGATGGCTCCGGAGAGACTCCCGGGACGCGCCCCCGGCTTCACAGGGCTGGGGATGCGACTCCTGCGGCGCTTCACCGCCCCCGAGTTCATGAGACTGGCGATGGAGTTTCCCTCAGGCTCCGAGCATGGCAGAGGTAGGATGTCCCGCTCTGATACCTTCCCACTGTCACAGGGACACCAGAGGGTGGACAGCCAGCCGAGCGTGGACAGCATCAGCGCCGTGCAGTGCGAGTTCGACAGCAGCGCCCCCTTGTGGAGCAAAGCCCACGCGGGAACTCCGAGCCTGAGTACAGTGGGACTGTAA
- the pak6 gene encoding serine/threonine-protein kinase PAK 6 isoform X2 — translation MFRKKKKKRLEISAPKNFEHRVHTSFDSKRGCFVGLPPQWQSIIETLRRPKPVVDPSRITPVDLKPKKTIVRGSFIGHGEYISAVISDMSRLSVTSSNSLRRSSPSARKRAQSLGRLGEVKEVDTYQYEDLAMGDPSSGEQHWREKMRNVRSESGSPHLGGRKNTALEANGILPRAKSTYEVSVTSLDGPPSPGSNGETPSPRPEARGDVSSPTGRLVVHRDKAPRVAPPAQRPVSCFYSPSTSAPQPQGGLVPGVHIGDRPQLRSQNSPGRPYSSYDLKGDSVLRHQVGLLSNGTTSPLEGGTRTHRAVRPSSSYTTGLSPNMGARPNGPDPFLYPAGSPRPTPPRQDSPSQPRPSPAGSLATSPPGTCSPSFRPPQYPSPRPPPDPPKVTHEQFKAALQMVVDKGDPRSYLENFVKIGEGSTGVVCIAREKHSGRLVAVKMMDLRKQQRRELLFNEVVIMRDYQHRSVVEMYKSALVEEELWVIMEYLQGGALTNIVSETRLSEEQIATVCEAVLQALAYLHSQGVIHRDIKSDSILLTLDGRVKLSDFGFCAQISKDIPKRKSLVGTPYWMAPEVISKTPYSTEVDIWSLGIMVVEMVDGEPPYFSEAPVAAMKRLRDEPAPTVRNLHKISPVLKDFLDRMLTRDPLERASATDLLEHPFLLQSGSPQCLVPLVEQYRKRMSHC, via the exons ATGTTtcggaagaagaagaagaagaggctGGAGATCTCAGCCCCGAAGAACTTTGAGCACCGGGTTCACACCTCCTTTGATTCCAAGCGCGGATGCTTTGTGGGACTCCCACCCCAATGGCAGAGCATCATCGAGACCCTGCGGAGGCCGAAGCCGGTGGTGGACCCCTCCAGGATCACACCGGTGGATCTCAAGCCAAAGAAG ACCATCGTACGAGGGAGCTTCATAGGGCATGGGGAGTACATCTCCGCCGTGATCTCTGACATGAGCCGTCTCTCGGTGACCAGCTCCAACTCTTTACGGAGGAGCAGCCCCTCAGCTCGGAAGCGGGCCCAGTCTCTGGGCAGGCTGGGGGAGGTGAAAGAGGTGGACACGTACCAGTACGAGGACCTGGCCATGGGGGACCCCAGCAGTGGAGAGCAGCACTGGCGTGAAAAAATGCGAAATGTGCGCAGCGAGAGTGGGAGCCCTCATCTGGGTGGCAGGAAAAATACCGCGCTGGAAGCCAACGGGATCCTGCCCAGAGCCAAGTCTACGTACGAGGTCAGCGTCACCTCCTTAGATGGGCCCCCATCCCCAGGCAGCAATGGGGAGACACCGAGCCCGCGGCCAGAAGCACGTGGTGATGTGAGCAGCCCCACAGGCAGACTGGTAGTTCACAGGGACAAAGCTCCAAGAGTGGCCCCTCCTGCCCAGAGACCCGTCTCCTGCTTCTACAGCCCATCAACAAGTGCGCCACAGCCCCAAGGGGGCCTCGTGCCAGGCGTCCACATCGGCGACAGACCACAGCTCCGCTCCCAGAACAGCCCTGGGAGGCCCTACTCCTCCTATGATTTGAAG GGAGATTCGGTTCTAAGGCACCAAGTTGGCTTATTGTCCAACGGCACCACTAGTCCACTAGAAGGTGGCACCAGGACCCACAGAGCTGTTCGGCCCTCGTCAAGCTACACCACTGGACTGTCCCCCAACATGGGGGCACGGCCGAATGGCCCGGACCCGTTCCTGTACCCAGCAGGTAGCCCGAGACCCACACCTCCTAGGCAAGACAGCCCGTCCCAGCCACGACCGTCACCAGCGGGTTCACTGGCTACCAGTCCCCCTGGCACCTGCTCCCCCTCCTTCCGGCCCCCTCAGTACCCCTCCCCTAGGCCGCCTCCCGACCCCCCCAAGGTGACCCATGAACAGTTCAAGGCTGCCCTGCAGATGGTGGTGGACAAAGGGGACCCTCGCTCCTACCTGGAGAACTTTGTGAAGATCGGGGAGGGTTCGACAGGTGTGGTGTGCATCGCCCGAGAGAAGCACAGTGGTCGACTCGTGGCTGTGAAGATGATGGACCTCCGGAAGCAGCAGCGGCGAGAGCTTCTCTTCAACGAG GTCGTCATAATGAGGGACTATCAGCACCGCAGTGTGGTGGAGATGTACAAAAGTGCCCTTGTGGAAGAGGAGCTCTGGGTTATCATGGAGTACCTCCAGGGTGGTGCTCTGACCAACATTGTGTCTGAAACCAG GCTCAGCGAAGAACAGATCGCCACGGTGTGTGAGGCTGTGCTACAGGCCTTGGCCTATCTGCACTCCCAGGGCGTCATTCACAGGGACATTAAAAGTGACTCGATCCTGCTCACCCTGGATGGGAGG GTCAAGTTGTCCGACTTTGGGTTCTGTGCCCAGATCAGCAAAGACATCCCCAAGAGAAAGTCTTTGGTGGGAACACCATACTGGATGGCACCAGAGGTTATCTCCAAAACCCCGTACAGCACAGAG GTGGACATCTGGTCTCTAGGTATCATGGTGGTGGAGATGGTGGACGGAGAGCCTCCCTACTTCAGTGAGGCACCAGTGGCAGCTATGAAGAGACTGAGGGATGAGCCAGCACCTACTGTCAGGAACCTGCACAAg ATCTCCCCAGTGCTGAAGGATTTCCTGGACCGCATGCTGACCCGGGACCCACTGGAGCGGGCCAGTGCCACTGACCTGCTGGAGCACCCCTTCCTGCTGCAGAGTGGGTCACCGCAATGCCTGGTTCCACTGGTGGAGCAGTACCGCAAGCGCATGTCCCACTGCTGA
- the pak6 gene encoding serine/threonine-protein kinase PAK 6 isoform X1: MVCLKAMSTSSLNNRASCFRQVLALSDLRMFRKKKKKRLEISAPKNFEHRVHTSFDSKRGCFVGLPPQWQSIIETLRRPKPVVDPSRITPVDLKPKKTIVRGSFIGHGEYISAVISDMSRLSVTSSNSLRRSSPSARKRAQSLGRLGEVKEVDTYQYEDLAMGDPSSGEQHWREKMRNVRSESGSPHLGGRKNTALEANGILPRAKSTYEVSVTSLDGPPSPGSNGETPSPRPEARGDVSSPTGRLVVHRDKAPRVAPPAQRPVSCFYSPSTSAPQPQGGLVPGVHIGDRPQLRSQNSPGRPYSSYDLKGDSVLRHQVGLLSNGTTSPLEGGTRTHRAVRPSSSYTTGLSPNMGARPNGPDPFLYPAGSPRPTPPRQDSPSQPRPSPAGSLATSPPGTCSPSFRPPQYPSPRPPPDPPKVTHEQFKAALQMVVDKGDPRSYLENFVKIGEGSTGVVCIAREKHSGRLVAVKMMDLRKQQRRELLFNEVVIMRDYQHRSVVEMYKSALVEEELWVIMEYLQGGALTNIVSETRLSEEQIATVCEAVLQALAYLHSQGVIHRDIKSDSILLTLDGRVKLSDFGFCAQISKDIPKRKSLVGTPYWMAPEVISKTPYSTEVDIWSLGIMVVEMVDGEPPYFSEAPVAAMKRLRDEPAPTVRNLHKISPVLKDFLDRMLTRDPLERASATDLLEHPFLLQSGSPQCLVPLVEQYRKRMSHC; the protein is encoded by the exons ATGGTGTGCCTGAAAGCAATGAGCACTTCTTCCCTTAACAACCGGGCCTCCTGCTTCCGACAGGTTCTTGCACTCTCCGACCTGAGGATGTTtcggaagaagaagaagaagaggctGGAGATCTCAGCCCCGAAGAACTTTGAGCACCGGGTTCACACCTCCTTTGATTCCAAGCGCGGATGCTTTGTGGGACTCCCACCCCAATGGCAGAGCATCATCGAGACCCTGCGGAGGCCGAAGCCGGTGGTGGACCCCTCCAGGATCACACCGGTGGATCTCAAGCCAAAGAAG ACCATCGTACGAGGGAGCTTCATAGGGCATGGGGAGTACATCTCCGCCGTGATCTCTGACATGAGCCGTCTCTCGGTGACCAGCTCCAACTCTTTACGGAGGAGCAGCCCCTCAGCTCGGAAGCGGGCCCAGTCTCTGGGCAGGCTGGGGGAGGTGAAAGAGGTGGACACGTACCAGTACGAGGACCTGGCCATGGGGGACCCCAGCAGTGGAGAGCAGCACTGGCGTGAAAAAATGCGAAATGTGCGCAGCGAGAGTGGGAGCCCTCATCTGGGTGGCAGGAAAAATACCGCGCTGGAAGCCAACGGGATCCTGCCCAGAGCCAAGTCTACGTACGAGGTCAGCGTCACCTCCTTAGATGGGCCCCCATCCCCAGGCAGCAATGGGGAGACACCGAGCCCGCGGCCAGAAGCACGTGGTGATGTGAGCAGCCCCACAGGCAGACTGGTAGTTCACAGGGACAAAGCTCCAAGAGTGGCCCCTCCTGCCCAGAGACCCGTCTCCTGCTTCTACAGCCCATCAACAAGTGCGCCACAGCCCCAAGGGGGCCTCGTGCCAGGCGTCCACATCGGCGACAGACCACAGCTCCGCTCCCAGAACAGCCCTGGGAGGCCCTACTCCTCCTATGATTTGAAG GGAGATTCGGTTCTAAGGCACCAAGTTGGCTTATTGTCCAACGGCACCACTAGTCCACTAGAAGGTGGCACCAGGACCCACAGAGCTGTTCGGCCCTCGTCAAGCTACACCACTGGACTGTCCCCCAACATGGGGGCACGGCCGAATGGCCCGGACCCGTTCCTGTACCCAGCAGGTAGCCCGAGACCCACACCTCCTAGGCAAGACAGCCCGTCCCAGCCACGACCGTCACCAGCGGGTTCACTGGCTACCAGTCCCCCTGGCACCTGCTCCCCCTCCTTCCGGCCCCCTCAGTACCCCTCCCCTAGGCCGCCTCCCGACCCCCCCAAGGTGACCCATGAACAGTTCAAGGCTGCCCTGCAGATGGTGGTGGACAAAGGGGACCCTCGCTCCTACCTGGAGAACTTTGTGAAGATCGGGGAGGGTTCGACAGGTGTGGTGTGCATCGCCCGAGAGAAGCACAGTGGTCGACTCGTGGCTGTGAAGATGATGGACCTCCGGAAGCAGCAGCGGCGAGAGCTTCTCTTCAACGAG GTCGTCATAATGAGGGACTATCAGCACCGCAGTGTGGTGGAGATGTACAAAAGTGCCCTTGTGGAAGAGGAGCTCTGGGTTATCATGGAGTACCTCCAGGGTGGTGCTCTGACCAACATTGTGTCTGAAACCAG GCTCAGCGAAGAACAGATCGCCACGGTGTGTGAGGCTGTGCTACAGGCCTTGGCCTATCTGCACTCCCAGGGCGTCATTCACAGGGACATTAAAAGTGACTCGATCCTGCTCACCCTGGATGGGAGG GTCAAGTTGTCCGACTTTGGGTTCTGTGCCCAGATCAGCAAAGACATCCCCAAGAGAAAGTCTTTGGTGGGAACACCATACTGGATGGCACCAGAGGTTATCTCCAAAACCCCGTACAGCACAGAG GTGGACATCTGGTCTCTAGGTATCATGGTGGTGGAGATGGTGGACGGAGAGCCTCCCTACTTCAGTGAGGCACCAGTGGCAGCTATGAAGAGACTGAGGGATGAGCCAGCACCTACTGTCAGGAACCTGCACAAg ATCTCCCCAGTGCTGAAGGATTTCCTGGACCGCATGCTGACCCGGGACCCACTGGAGCGGGCCAGTGCCACTGACCTGCTGGAGCACCCCTTCCTGCTGCAGAGTGGGTCACCGCAATGCCTGGTTCCACTGGTGGAGCAGTACCGCAAGCGCATGTCCCACTGCTGA
- the pak6 gene encoding serine/threonine-protein kinase PAK 6 isoform X3: MVCLKAMSTSSLNNRASCFRQVLALSDLRMFRKKKKKRLEISAPKNFEHRVHTSFDSKRGCFVGLPPQWQSIIETLRRPKPVVDPSRITPVDLKPKKTIVRGSFIGHGEYISAVISDMSRLSVTSSNSLRRSSPSARKRAQSLGRLGEVKEVDTYQYEDLAMGDPSSGEQHWREKMRNVRSESGSPHLGGRKNTALEANGILPRAKSTYEVSVTSLDGPPSPGSNGETPSPRPEARGDVSSPTGRLVVHRDKAPRVAPPAQRPVSCFYSPSTSAPQPQGGLVPGVHIGDRPQLRSQNSPGRPYSSYDLKGDSVLRHQVGLLSNGTTSPLEGGTRTHRAVRPSSSYTTGLSPNMGARPNGPDPFLYPAGSPRPTPPRQDSPSQPRPSPAGSLATSPPGTCSPSFRPPQYPSPRPPPDPPKVTHEQFKAALQMVVDKGDPRSYLENFVKIGEGSTGVVCIAREKHSGRLVAVKMMDLRKQQRRELLFNEVVIMRDYQHRSVVEMYKSALVEEELWVIMEYLQGGALTNIVSETRLSEEQIATVCEAVLQALAYLHSQGVIHRDIKSDSILLTLDGRASHA, translated from the exons ATGGTGTGCCTGAAAGCAATGAGCACTTCTTCCCTTAACAACCGGGCCTCCTGCTTCCGACAGGTTCTTGCACTCTCCGACCTGAGGATGTTtcggaagaagaagaagaagaggctGGAGATCTCAGCCCCGAAGAACTTTGAGCACCGGGTTCACACCTCCTTTGATTCCAAGCGCGGATGCTTTGTGGGACTCCCACCCCAATGGCAGAGCATCATCGAGACCCTGCGGAGGCCGAAGCCGGTGGTGGACCCCTCCAGGATCACACCGGTGGATCTCAAGCCAAAGAAG ACCATCGTACGAGGGAGCTTCATAGGGCATGGGGAGTACATCTCCGCCGTGATCTCTGACATGAGCCGTCTCTCGGTGACCAGCTCCAACTCTTTACGGAGGAGCAGCCCCTCAGCTCGGAAGCGGGCCCAGTCTCTGGGCAGGCTGGGGGAGGTGAAAGAGGTGGACACGTACCAGTACGAGGACCTGGCCATGGGGGACCCCAGCAGTGGAGAGCAGCACTGGCGTGAAAAAATGCGAAATGTGCGCAGCGAGAGTGGGAGCCCTCATCTGGGTGGCAGGAAAAATACCGCGCTGGAAGCCAACGGGATCCTGCCCAGAGCCAAGTCTACGTACGAGGTCAGCGTCACCTCCTTAGATGGGCCCCCATCCCCAGGCAGCAATGGGGAGACACCGAGCCCGCGGCCAGAAGCACGTGGTGATGTGAGCAGCCCCACAGGCAGACTGGTAGTTCACAGGGACAAAGCTCCAAGAGTGGCCCCTCCTGCCCAGAGACCCGTCTCCTGCTTCTACAGCCCATCAACAAGTGCGCCACAGCCCCAAGGGGGCCTCGTGCCAGGCGTCCACATCGGCGACAGACCACAGCTCCGCTCCCAGAACAGCCCTGGGAGGCCCTACTCCTCCTATGATTTGAAG GGAGATTCGGTTCTAAGGCACCAAGTTGGCTTATTGTCCAACGGCACCACTAGTCCACTAGAAGGTGGCACCAGGACCCACAGAGCTGTTCGGCCCTCGTCAAGCTACACCACTGGACTGTCCCCCAACATGGGGGCACGGCCGAATGGCCCGGACCCGTTCCTGTACCCAGCAGGTAGCCCGAGACCCACACCTCCTAGGCAAGACAGCCCGTCCCAGCCACGACCGTCACCAGCGGGTTCACTGGCTACCAGTCCCCCTGGCACCTGCTCCCCCTCCTTCCGGCCCCCTCAGTACCCCTCCCCTAGGCCGCCTCCCGACCCCCCCAAGGTGACCCATGAACAGTTCAAGGCTGCCCTGCAGATGGTGGTGGACAAAGGGGACCCTCGCTCCTACCTGGAGAACTTTGTGAAGATCGGGGAGGGTTCGACAGGTGTGGTGTGCATCGCCCGAGAGAAGCACAGTGGTCGACTCGTGGCTGTGAAGATGATGGACCTCCGGAAGCAGCAGCGGCGAGAGCTTCTCTTCAACGAG GTCGTCATAATGAGGGACTATCAGCACCGCAGTGTGGTGGAGATGTACAAAAGTGCCCTTGTGGAAGAGGAGCTCTGGGTTATCATGGAGTACCTCCAGGGTGGTGCTCTGACCAACATTGTGTCTGAAACCAG GCTCAGCGAAGAACAGATCGCCACGGTGTGTGAGGCTGTGCTACAGGCCTTGGCCTATCTGCACTCCCAGGGCGTCATTCACAGGGACATTAAAAGTGACTCGATCCTGCTCACCCTGGATGGGAGG GCCTCTCATGCATGA